ATAGGCCTTTGCCTTGGCATCGTCGAACACCCCTTCCCATCGCGCAACAACAACACTTGCCAGGCAGTTGCCGACGAGGTTCACACTAGTGCGTGCCATGTCCATGAATTCGTCTACACCGAAGATCATGGCCACAGCTATCGGTCCGTAGTGTTGAAGATGGGGCGGAAGGAAGGTTGAGAGTGTTGCAAGCAAGATCACGAGTGATGCGCGCGGCACAGCAGCTACACCCTTTGACGTGATCATGAGGGCGAACATCATCGTGATCTGTTGTCCGATATCGAAGGAGAATCCAGCTGCAGTGGTTGCTACGGCCTGCATCACAAAGACGCTGGCCATTGAGAGGTAGAGTGTTGTTCCGTCGAGATTGAACGTGTAGCCGGCCGGCATCACGAATCCAACAACATGCTTTGGAACGCCAAACGACTCCATGCGTTCCATTGCCATCGGCAGGGCACTCTCACTCGATGTTGTCACGAAAGCTAATGTAAAGGGCTCACGTATTGCCTTGATGAAGGGGCGAAGCGGTACACGGGCAATGAGAATCACGGCACCAAGAACAAAGACCACAAAGAGGACGAGTGCCACATAGAGCGATCCAATGAGCATGCCGAGCGAGGCAAGGATCGACAGGCCCTGATGTCCAATGGTGGCAGCCATTGCAGCACCAATGCCGATCGGTGCATAAAGCATGATGATGTTCGTGAACTTGAACATCGTCTGGGCAAGCGAGTCGCACCATTCAACAACAGGACGTGCCTTTTCTCCAATGGCGTTCAGCGCGAGGGCGAAGATCACCGAGAA
This region of Ignavibacteria bacterium genomic DNA includes:
- a CDS encoding cation:dicarboxylase symporter family transporter, which encodes MRLSLTKQILLGVVIGVAIGHFAPEFGTQIGWLRDIFLHLIKSIIAPLVFATVVVGIAGGGHAKGVGRMGLKSIVYFEIVTTLALFIGLLVVNIVQPGVGITLVGDPGTLGAIAQNHPKTIIETIIHIFPTSIIDAMAKGDVLQIVTFSVIFALALNAIGEKARPVVEWCDSLAQTMFKFTNIIMLYAPIGIGAAMAATIGHQGLSILASLGMLIGSLYVALVLFVVFVLGAVILIARVPLRPFIKAIREPFTLAFVTTSSESALPMAMERMESFGVPKHVVGFVMPAGYTFNLDGTTLYLSMASVFVMQAVATTAAGFSFDIGQQITMMFALMITSKGVAAVPRASLVILLATLSTFLPPHLQHYGPIAVAMIFGVDEFMDMARTSVNLVGNCLASVVVARWEGVFDDAKAKAYGKGLISE